Proteins from a genomic interval of Caulobacter rhizosphaerae:
- the rpmB gene encoding 50S ribosomal protein L28, which produces MSRRCELTGIGPMVGHNVSHSNIKTKRRFLPALSPASLQSDSLGQTFKLRISNAALRTLDFKGGLDTFLLGAKDEQLSPRALKIKRQVKAKAAATAVAA; this is translated from the coding sequence ATGTCGCGCCGTTGCGAACTCACCGGGATCGGTCCGATGGTCGGCCACAATGTGAGCCACTCGAACATCAAGACCAAGCGCCGCTTCCTGCCGGCCCTGTCGCCCGCTTCGCTGCAGTCCGACTCCCTGGGTCAGACCTTCAAGCTGCGCATCAGCAACGCGGCCCTGCGCACCCTGGACTTCAAGGGCGGCCTGGACACCTTCCTGCTGGGCGCCAAGGACGAGCAGCTGTCGCCGCGCGCCCTGAAGATCAAGCGCCAGGTCAAGGCCAAGGCCGCCGCGACCGCCGTCGCCGCCTAA
- a CDS encoding DUF3617 domain-containing protein yields the protein MRLLAPAMIAGTLILGAVAAVAAPRIAAQATGAAGAHTTILPGQWEYSYRIGPIPAGGEDRCLKQADVEQFSKGICTRKYTCDYDTRLVRDGKVALKGTWTDKKGRVAPVTANGTYTPESFRLNVHMKTINGIPLAGVLDAKRVSAECKAA from the coding sequence ATGCGCCTGCTCGCCCCCGCCATGATCGCCGGAACCCTGATCCTGGGCGCCGTGGCGGCCGTCGCAGCGCCCCGGATCGCCGCCCAGGCCACGGGCGCGGCCGGCGCCCATACGACGATCCTGCCTGGCCAGTGGGAGTACAGCTACCGTATCGGCCCGATCCCGGCCGGCGGCGAGGATCGCTGTCTCAAGCAGGCCGACGTCGAGCAGTTCTCCAAGGGCATCTGCACCCGCAAATACACCTGCGACTACGACACCCGCCTGGTGCGGGACGGCAAGGTGGCGCTTAAGGGGACCTGGACCGACAAGAAGGGCCGCGTGGCCCCGGTGACGGCCAACGGGACCTATACGCCCGAAAGCTTCCGCCTGAACGTCCACATGAAGACCATCAACGGCATCCCCCTGGCCGGGGTGCTGGACGCCAAGCGCGTCAGCGCCGAGTGCAAGGCGGCGTAG
- a CDS encoding RebB family R body protein: MADETAVNPQTAPQITDAVTQSNVRVVGESPAIAAGLLPPDNIHFQNAIADQQQREALIRAQRATRED; encoded by the coding sequence ATGGCCGACGAGACCGCCGTCAATCCCCAGACCGCCCCCCAGATCACCGATGCTGTCACCCAATCGAACGTGAGGGTGGTCGGCGAGTCGCCCGCCATTGCCGCGGGCTTGCTCCCCCCGGACAACATTCACTTCCAGAACGCCATCGCCGACCAACAGCAGCGGGAAGCCCTGATCCGGGCCCAGCGCGCGACGCGCGAGGACTGA
- a CDS encoding nuclear transport factor 2 family protein, translating into MSATEDNKQRVQTIFEGLARGDARLFLDSLDEAAVWRMIGTTAWSGVYAGKAAIRHELLTPLMAQFADRYVNTADAIIAEGDTVVVECRGKVTTKTGKRYDNTYCWVLRMREGRIAALTEYMDTQLVATALEPPQRGAN; encoded by the coding sequence ATGAGCGCGACCGAGGACAACAAACAACGGGTCCAGACGATCTTCGAGGGCCTGGCGCGCGGCGACGCCCGCCTGTTTCTCGACAGCCTGGACGAGGCCGCCGTCTGGCGGATGATCGGGACCACGGCCTGGTCCGGCGTCTATGCCGGCAAGGCCGCCATCCGCCACGAGCTGCTGACCCCGCTGATGGCCCAGTTCGCCGACCGCTACGTGAACACCGCCGACGCCATCATCGCCGAGGGCGACACGGTGGTGGTCGAATGCCGCGGCAAGGTCACCACCAAGACCGGCAAGCGCTACGACAACACCTATTGCTGGGTGCTGCGGATGAGGGAGGGCAGGATCGCCGCGCTGACCGAATATATGGACACCCAACTGGTCGCGACGGCGCTGGAGCCGCCGCAAAGGGGAGCCAACTAG
- a CDS encoding LysR family transcriptional regulator — protein sequence MIRQAASFIQSMLMMIYIRRMNLAQLDLNLLVALDALLAEGGVGRAAQRLNLSQPAVSHALRRLREATGDPLLVRVGPRMELTPHAQALRAPLAQALEQVRGLFQAQGFDPATSARGFRLMMPDLCVDLLMPAVLAQVAAAAPGVRLDVVPWRGPAVLTPDFARTIDLVVAWTGEAYPGFHRQTLYTDRDTLAVRRGHPDVGRLSTLAGFNAARHVAVVGAGERDDAIEPFLRQNGVERRIALAVPSYLQALRMTARSDLVAFVPGRLIAALAGPLDLVRVEPPIDPGEDAQYLFHPVVAHRDPGSVWIRELVLRVGRGL from the coding sequence ATGATCCGGCAAGCAGCATCATTCATCCAATCGATGCTCATGATGATCTATATTCGCCGGATGAACCTCGCCCAGCTCGACCTGAACCTCCTGGTGGCCCTGGACGCCCTGCTGGCCGAGGGCGGCGTCGGGCGGGCGGCGCAACGCCTGAACCTGTCGCAGCCGGCGGTCAGCCACGCCCTGCGCCGCCTGCGCGAGGCGACCGGCGATCCGCTGCTGGTGCGGGTGGGACCGCGCATGGAGCTGACGCCGCACGCCCAGGCCCTGCGCGCGCCCCTGGCCCAGGCGCTGGAGCAGGTGCGCGGCCTGTTCCAGGCCCAGGGCTTCGACCCGGCGACCAGCGCCCGCGGCTTTCGCCTGATGATGCCCGACCTGTGCGTCGACCTGCTGATGCCGGCGGTGCTGGCCCAGGTCGCCGCCGCCGCGCCTGGCGTGCGCCTGGACGTCGTGCCCTGGCGCGGTCCGGCGGTGCTGACCCCCGACTTCGCCCGCACCATCGACCTGGTGGTCGCCTGGACCGGCGAGGCCTATCCAGGCTTCCATCGTCAGACGCTCTATACGGACCGCGACACCCTGGCCGTGCGGCGCGGCCATCCCGACGTCGGACGGCTGTCGACCCTGGCCGGCTTCAACGCCGCCCGCCACGTGGCCGTGGTCGGGGCGGGCGAGCGCGACGACGCCATCGAGCCCTTCCTGCGCCAGAACGGTGTCGAGCGCCGCATCGCCCTGGCCGTGCCCAGCTACCTGCAGGCCCTGCGGATGACCGCTCGCTCCGACCTGGTGGCCTTCGTGCCGGGCCGGCTGATCGCGGCCCTGGCGGGGCCTCTGGACCTGGTGCGGGTCGAGCCGCCGATCGATCCGGGCGAGGACGCGCAGTACCTGTTCCACCCGGTGGTGGCGCACAGGGATCCGGGCTCTGTGTGGATCCGCGAGCTGGTGCTGCGGGTGGGCAGGGGGCTGTAG
- a CDS encoding methylated-DNA--[protein]-cysteine S-methyltransferase, translating into MTQGFALFETPIGLCGLAWGEQGLVGAQLPEAAPGAAWARLRRRYPDAVEGSPPPAVQRTIERINDLLSGGRDDLTDVELDFAVVAPFNRRVYEIARAIPPGETSTYGQIAKAMNEPGAARAIGKALGENPWPIIVPCHRVLGADGKSGGFSAPGGVETKARMLTIERARTSAAPTLFDLEFSVAPQRGR; encoded by the coding sequence ATGACCCAAGGCTTCGCCCTCTTCGAGACGCCGATCGGACTGTGCGGCCTGGCCTGGGGCGAACAGGGGCTGGTCGGCGCCCAGCTGCCCGAGGCCGCCCCGGGCGCCGCCTGGGCCCGCCTGCGCCGGCGCTATCCGGACGCGGTCGAGGGATCGCCGCCCCCGGCCGTCCAGCGGACGATCGAGCGGATCAACGACCTGCTGTCGGGCGGGCGCGACGACCTGACCGACGTCGAGCTGGACTTCGCCGTCGTCGCCCCGTTCAACCGCCGGGTCTACGAGATCGCCCGCGCCATCCCGCCCGGCGAGACCTCGACCTACGGCCAGATCGCCAAGGCCATGAACGAGCCGGGCGCGGCCCGGGCCATCGGCAAGGCCCTGGGCGAGAACCCCTGGCCGATCATCGTCCCCTGCCATCGGGTGCTGGGCGCCGACGGCAAGAGCGGCGGCTTCTCGGCCCCCGGCGGGGTGGAGACCAAGGCGCGGATGCTGACCATCGAGCGGGCCCGGACCAGCGCCGCGCCGACGCTGTTCGACCTGGAGTTCTCGGTGGCGCCGCAACGCGGGCGGTAG
- a CDS encoding alpha/beta fold hydrolase, producing MAFSRVALANGLSTRVLDTGGAGPTLVLVHGLANAIEIWDRVRPALAARFRVIAFDLPGFGQASRPDAAYDSAFFVEQLKGLLDALAIARAHLVGSSLGASVIVRFSGENLHRIDRAVLAAPGGFGRETHLLMRPTALPLIGEALGRPTPFNNRLTLRLAVHDPKAVTPELLALTNRYAAVPGSERSFPRTLRTGVGLLGVKERDSFEGLARRLDRPTLVLWGRDDRVFPARQSDRAMALLPRAERVLIDRCGHYPHWEQPEVFVSAVEAFLA from the coding sequence ATGGCCTTCTCCAGAGTCGCGCTCGCCAACGGACTGTCGACCCGGGTGCTGGACACCGGGGGCGCGGGGCCAACCCTGGTGCTGGTGCACGGCCTGGCCAACGCCATCGAGATCTGGGATCGCGTGCGGCCGGCCCTGGCGGCCCGTTTCCGCGTGATCGCCTTTGATCTGCCCGGCTTCGGCCAGGCCAGCCGGCCGGACGCGGCCTATGACTCCGCGTTCTTCGTCGAGCAGCTGAAAGGCTTGCTCGACGCCCTGGCGATCGCGCGGGCCCATCTGGTCGGCAGCTCGCTGGGGGCCAGCGTGATCGTGCGGTTCTCGGGCGAGAACCTCCACCGGATCGACCGGGCCGTGCTGGCCGCGCCGGGCGGCTTTGGACGGGAGACCCATCTGCTGATGCGCCCGACGGCCTTGCCGCTGATCGGCGAGGCGCTGGGCCGTCCGACACCGTTCAACAATCGCCTCACCCTGCGCCTGGCCGTCCACGACCCCAAGGCCGTCACCCCCGAACTGCTCGCCCTGACCAACCGCTACGCCGCCGTGCCTGGCAGCGAGCGCTCCTTCCCGCGCACGTTGCGAACCGGCGTCGGCCTGCTGGGCGTCAAGGAGCGGGACAGCTTCGAGGGACTGGCCCGCCGGCTGGACCGCCCGACCCTCGTGCTCTGGGGTCGCGACGACCGGGTGTTCCCCGCCCGCCAGAGCGACCGGGCCATGGCCTTGCTCCCGCGGGCGGAGCGTGTGCTGATTGACCGTTGCGGACACTATCCGCACTGGGAGCAGCCCGAGGTCTTCGTCTCGGCGGTCGAGGCGTTTCTGGCATGA
- a CDS encoding c-type cytochrome: MSSPRKIIAVLGLALLGSACAPPSPPAGSGAETFARHDFGAINVQALNTVAVPWKLTAAALVLDDPAGGGVDRAHLRRRMTSFGFLWPERLEGAGEAVQPSAEHPLGLNVGTVTPGLPPVKISVANLGCAACHAGPVYAADGAPLTQAAWLGSPNTSIDLEAYTRAVTQALRSGLRDEPRLMAAVETLFPDTDAWERASLRWAVIPLAKRRLQTIPDGASPLPFSNGSPGVTNGVAALKLQGRTARDAMEAGFTSVPDLADRGFRTALLQDGAYAPPGRSRWRPMTRDDVTPAHRDRLADMVSFFTVPSMGQTPKGAHAQIPAARRTFAWLAERRPQAFPGPIDAGLAARGAATYARACASCHGEYDGPSERPRLARFPNWRGRIGTDPARAEAFTPALSRYVADSPYRTVIDARRTGEYAAPPLAGLWSSAPYLHNGSVPTLAQLMLLEPRAERFAVGGHALDFRTVGVAYPAGYSAWSRPAVYDTRLPGRSNRGHEAQFDGLSPEDRWALIEYLKRL; encoded by the coding sequence ATGAGCAGCCCCCGCAAGATCATCGCCGTCCTTGGCCTGGCGCTGCTGGGGAGCGCCTGCGCGCCGCCTTCGCCGCCTGCCGGGTCGGGGGCCGAGACCTTCGCCCGTCACGACTTCGGCGCGATCAACGTCCAGGCCCTGAACACCGTCGCCGTGCCGTGGAAGCTGACGGCCGCCGCTCTGGTGCTGGACGACCCGGCCGGCGGCGGGGTCGATCGCGCCCACCTGCGGCGACGGATGACGAGCTTCGGCTTCCTGTGGCCCGAGCGCCTGGAGGGCGCGGGCGAGGCTGTCCAGCCCAGCGCCGAACACCCGCTGGGGCTCAATGTCGGGACCGTCACGCCGGGCCTGCCGCCGGTGAAGATCAGCGTGGCCAACCTGGGATGCGCGGCCTGCCATGCCGGCCCGGTTTACGCCGCCGACGGCGCGCCCCTGACCCAGGCGGCGTGGCTGGGCTCGCCCAACACCAGCATAGACCTGGAGGCCTATACGCGGGCGGTGACCCAGGCGCTGCGGAGCGGTCTGCGAGACGAGCCGCGCCTGATGGCGGCGGTCGAGACGCTGTTCCCCGACACCGATGCCTGGGAGCGGGCCAGCCTACGCTGGGCGGTGATCCCCCTGGCCAAGCGCCGGCTGCAGACCATCCCCGACGGCGCCAGCCCGCTGCCGTTCTCGAACGGCTCGCCGGGCGTGACCAACGGGGTGGCGGCGCTGAAGCTGCAAGGCCGGACGGCGCGCGACGCGATGGAGGCCGGCTTCACCTCGGTGCCGGACCTGGCCGATCGCGGCTTCCGCACCGCCCTGCTACAGGACGGGGCCTACGCGCCGCCGGGGCGGTCCCGCTGGCGGCCGATGACCCGCGACGACGTCACCCCGGCGCATCGGGACCGGCTGGCCGACATGGTCAGCTTCTTCACCGTGCCCAGCATGGGCCAGACGCCCAAGGGGGCCCATGCCCAGATCCCCGCCGCCCGACGGACCTTCGCCTGGCTGGCCGAGCGCCGGCCGCAGGCCTTCCCAGGCCCGATCGACGCCGGCCTCGCCGCCCGAGGCGCGGCGACCTATGCCCGGGCCTGCGCCAGCTGCCACGGCGAGTACGACGGACCGTCCGAGCGTCCTCGCCTGGCCCGCTTTCCCAACTGGCGCGGCCGGATCGGAACCGATCCGGCCCGCGCCGAGGCCTTCACGCCGGCCCTGTCCCGCTACGTCGCGGACAGTCCCTACCGGACGGTGATCGACGCGCGGCGCACCGGCGAGTACGCCGCTCCGCCCCTGGCCGGCCTGTGGTCCAGCGCGCCGTATCTGCATAACGGCTCGGTGCCGACCCTGGCCCAGCTGATGCTGCTGGAGCCGCGCGCCGAACGCTTCGCGGTCGGCGGCCACGCCCTGGACTTCAGGACGGTGGGTGTGGCCTACCCGGCCGGCTACAGCGCCTGGTCGCGGCCGGCGGTCTACGACACCCGGCTGCCTGGCCGGTCCAATCGCGGCCACGAGGCGCAATTCGACGGCCTCTCGCCGGAAGACCGCTGGGCGCTGATCGAGTACCTCAAGCGCCTCTAG
- a CDS encoding GNAT family N-acetyltransferase, with translation MSLELRERDLDGFFEVPFAIYPADSPYVTPMRSDLDRYLDPARNPLMRDGGGRLTHFTARRDGRPVGRLVVHTHPASNLRHGTRRCQFGFFDCDDDIEAARALFARAEAFARDQGCDELVGSFNLTAMQQAGVLTDGFDGVPYTDMVWGPPHLPRLLEACGFAATFPMSTFEFDVGPETADRLLGPRQRAILDDPDWTWTPISRRHFKVRFEEARQCLNDGFSDNPMFVPLTPAEFDFQAGEMMWIVDPAIASLVHYKGRPAGVVICIPDLNPFQKAVKGRFGPTALFHFLKARLRRRRAVIIFYSVKQALHGQGVNGAMLHRVTRALHERGYRQCGVTWISDENTASLRQMEKLGARRLHRLHLFRKAI, from the coding sequence ATGAGCCTCGAACTGCGCGAGCGTGACCTGGACGGCTTCTTCGAGGTCCCGTTCGCGATCTATCCGGCCGACAGTCCCTATGTGACGCCCATGCGCTCGGATCTGGACCGCTATCTGGATCCGGCGCGCAATCCGCTCATGCGCGACGGCGGCGGGCGGTTGACCCATTTCACGGCCCGGCGCGACGGCCGTCCCGTCGGCCGCCTGGTGGTCCACACCCATCCGGCGTCCAACCTCCGTCACGGGACGCGGCGTTGCCAGTTCGGCTTCTTCGACTGCGACGATGATATCGAGGCGGCCCGGGCCCTGTTCGCGCGAGCCGAGGCCTTCGCCCGCGACCAGGGCTGCGACGAACTGGTGGGGTCGTTCAACCTGACGGCCATGCAGCAGGCCGGCGTGCTGACCGACGGCTTCGACGGCGTCCCCTATACCGACATGGTCTGGGGACCGCCGCACCTGCCACGGCTGCTGGAGGCCTGCGGTTTCGCCGCGACCTTCCCCATGTCGACCTTCGAGTTCGATGTCGGTCCGGAGACGGCCGACCGGCTGCTGGGGCCTCGCCAGCGGGCCATACTCGACGATCCGGACTGGACCTGGACGCCGATCAGCCGCCGCCATTTCAAGGTCCGGTTCGAAGAAGCGCGTCAGTGCCTCAACGACGGCTTCTCGGACAATCCGATGTTCGTGCCCCTGACCCCGGCCGAATTCGACTTCCAGGCCGGCGAGATGATGTGGATCGTGGATCCGGCCATCGCCAGCCTCGTCCACTACAAGGGGCGGCCGGCCGGGGTGGTGATCTGCATTCCGGACCTCAATCCGTTCCAGAAGGCCGTCAAGGGCCGGTTCGGTCCAACGGCCCTGTTCCACTTCCTGAAGGCCCGCCTGCGTCGCCGCCGGGCCGTGATCATCTTCTATTCGGTGAAGCAGGCGCTGCACGGCCAGGGCGTCAACGGCGCCATGCTCCACCGCGTGACCCGGGCGCTGCACGAGCGCGGCTACCGCCAGTGCGGGGTGACCTGGATCAGCGACGAGAACACCGCCTCGCTGCGCCAGATGGAGAAGCTGGGCGCGCGGCGGCTGCATCGCCTGCACCTCTTTCGCAAGGCGATCTGA
- a CDS encoding ThiF family adenylyltransferase: MEALNGFDYAEFTTRNFGFVSREEQERLRNGAVFVAGVGGMGGACFMALVRAGVGRFAVCDIDVFETSNLNRQVFAFTDTVGQDKAEIACAAARKINPDVQIERLGAEWIGKLDDLAARYSVIVNGADDIAAGVALYRAAKVHGATVIDAYAAPLPSVIVVRPGDPRPEERLGYPTRGKAPDALTQDDLAESFLRELEYVLTHSSAASHVDLEVAAAVAAGKAKRMSFAPMVIATGCLMAYEALWLLMGRRSKSDCRGWFFNPFAGRIERPLPWPVATVKGALVRAFMARMMKAAP; this comes from the coding sequence GTGGAAGCACTGAACGGGTTCGACTACGCCGAGTTCACCACCCGAAATTTCGGCTTCGTCAGCCGCGAAGAGCAGGAGAGGCTGCGCAACGGCGCGGTGTTCGTCGCCGGCGTGGGGGGCATGGGCGGAGCCTGCTTCATGGCCCTGGTCCGGGCCGGGGTGGGACGGTTCGCGGTCTGCGACATCGACGTCTTCGAGACGTCGAACCTCAACCGCCAGGTCTTCGCCTTCACCGACACGGTCGGTCAGGACAAGGCCGAGATCGCCTGCGCCGCCGCCCGAAAGATCAATCCCGACGTCCAGATCGAGCGCCTGGGCGCGGAATGGATCGGCAAGCTCGACGACCTGGCCGCGCGCTATAGCGTGATCGTCAACGGCGCCGACGACATCGCCGCCGGAGTGGCGCTCTACCGCGCCGCCAAGGTCCATGGCGCGACGGTGATCGACGCCTATGCCGCGCCGCTGCCGTCGGTGATCGTGGTCCGGCCGGGCGATCCCAGGCCCGAAGAGCGGCTGGGCTACCCCACGCGCGGCAAGGCGCCGGACGCCCTGACCCAGGACGATCTCGCCGAGAGCTTCCTCCGGGAGCTGGAATACGTCCTCACCCATTCGTCGGCGGCCAGCCATGTCGACCTTGAGGTCGCCGCCGCCGTCGCCGCCGGCAAGGCCAAGCGGATGTCGTTCGCCCCCATGGTCATCGCGACCGGCTGCCTGATGGCCTACGAGGCGCTGTGGCTGTTGATGGGCCGCCGCTCGAAAAGCGATTGCCGGGGCTGGTTCTTCAATCCGTTCGCCGGCCGGATCGAGCGTCCGCTCCCCTGGCCGGTCGCGACGGTGAAGGGCGCGCTGGTCCGGGCCTTCATGGCGCGCATGATGAAGGCCGCCCCGTGA
- a CDS encoding aldehyde dehydrogenase family protein, translating to MTVIVPVDFEAHLTARSVLPTPRLVIGGQQRATGGAGVFQHVSAATGEIQGEVPLGDAADIDAAVQAARRALPVWRDMKPYARRRLMDRFSDLVEQNIGRFQAISTLENAIPSMNFQHGMLHRCVGWLRYYAGWTDKLEGLVTGLHPGENFEYTVPEPYGVIGHIITWNAPLLSLCMKVPPSLAAGNTVVIKPAEFTPYTSQLFAELALEAGIPEGVINVVPGAVAAGEALVRHPGVDKISFTGGPIGAKAIMRSAADSLKPVIFELGGKSANLVFPDVDLQDTAAYCAVFGVSNSGQGCALPTRILVHEDVYDPFVEIVAATLDNLPTGDPLDPSVFIGPMVNAAAIARVMGFVDNAKAAGSGRLVVGGGRLADGLEKGNFVAPTVFADVDPMSAIAQQEIFGPVLSIIKFRTEDEAVQIANATEYGLSAYIQTNDLNRANRLIRRLDAGTVYVNKATPSNLGASPFGGVGLSGFGREGGRAGLDEFIKIKGVGVSVAT from the coding sequence GTGACCGTGATCGTACCCGTGGACTTCGAGGCGCACCTGACCGCGCGATCCGTCCTGCCGACGCCGCGCCTGGTGATCGGCGGCCAGCAGCGCGCGACCGGCGGGGCCGGGGTGTTCCAGCATGTCAGCGCCGCCACCGGCGAGATCCAGGGCGAGGTCCCCCTGGGCGACGCGGCCGACATCGACGCCGCCGTCCAGGCCGCGCGCCGCGCCCTGCCCGTCTGGCGCGACATGAAGCCCTATGCCCGCCGCCGGCTGATGGACCGCTTCAGCGACCTGGTCGAGCAGAACATCGGACGCTTCCAGGCCATCTCGACGCTGGAGAACGCCATCCCGTCGATGAACTTCCAGCACGGCATGCTGCACCGCTGCGTGGGCTGGCTGCGCTACTACGCCGGCTGGACCGACAAGCTGGAAGGCCTGGTGACCGGCCTGCATCCCGGCGAGAACTTCGAATACACCGTCCCCGAGCCGTATGGCGTCATCGGCCACATCATCACCTGGAACGCGCCGCTGCTGTCGTTGTGCATGAAGGTCCCGCCCTCGCTGGCGGCCGGCAACACGGTGGTGATCAAGCCCGCGGAGTTCACCCCCTACACCAGCCAGCTGTTCGCCGAGCTGGCGCTGGAGGCCGGCATTCCCGAGGGCGTGATCAATGTCGTGCCCGGCGCGGTCGCGGCCGGCGAGGCGCTGGTGCGTCATCCCGGCGTCGACAAGATCTCGTTCACCGGCGGCCCGATCGGCGCCAAGGCCATCATGCGCTCGGCGGCCGACAGCCTGAAGCCGGTGATCTTCGAACTGGGCGGCAAGTCGGCCAACCTGGTGTTTCCCGACGTCGACCTGCAGGACACCGCGGCCTATTGCGCGGTGTTCGGGGTGTCCAACAGCGGCCAGGGCTGCGCCCTGCCCACCCGCATCCTGGTCCACGAGGACGTCTACGACCCGTTCGTCGAGATTGTCGCGGCCACCCTGGACAACCTGCCGACCGGCGATCCGCTGGATCCCAGCGTCTTCATCGGCCCGATGGTCAACGCCGCCGCCATCGCGCGGGTCATGGGCTTCGTCGACAACGCCAAGGCCGCCGGCTCGGGCCGGCTGGTGGTGGGCGGCGGCCGCCTGGCCGATGGACTGGAGAAGGGCAACTTCGTCGCGCCGACGGTGTTCGCCGACGTCGACCCGATGAGCGCCATCGCCCAGCAGGAGATCTTCGGCCCCGTCCTGTCGATCATCAAGTTCCGGACCGAGGACGAGGCGGTGCAGATCGCCAACGCCACCGAATACGGCCTGTCGGCCTACATCCAGACCAACGACCTCAACCGCGCCAACCGCCTGATCCGGCGGCTCGACGCCGGCACGGTCTATGTCAACAAGGCCACGCCCTCCAACCTCGGCGCCAGCCCGTTCGGCGGCGTCGGCCTGTCCGGCTTCGGTCGCGAGGGCGGCCGGGCGGGCCTGGACGAGTTCATCAAGATCAAGGGCGTGGGCGTCAGCGTCGCGACCTAG
- a CDS encoding GMC family oxidoreductase, translated as MSEIAHIYDYVIVGAGSAGCVLADRLTRDGRHSVLLIEAGPEDSNPLIRMPKGFGKLLGDPRHVWWFDAQPGPGGPNTPARWHRGKTLGGSSAVNGMVYTRGDPSDYDAWEALGLTGWNWASMVQAFKAIENHELGEAETRGVGGPLHVSPMHEPNAAGDAFIASAQAMGLPLKADLNDPSDQEGVGYAMRTIKSGARFSAAEAFLKPARRRRNLRVVTDTQVERLVFDGGHVVGVACTGPRGAFEARCGREVILAAGALNSPRILQLSGIGPAAVLAAAGVQPHLDRAAVGRHMREHRVLFMQYRLNAPRLSQNRELSGLRLVGNVLKYMALRRGVMAQAAYEVGAFLRSRPGLDRPDVQLLMGPFSLALKDAAAGGPLPEALPGLQCLTLPLRPTSEGEVLISADRADAPLTIRPNFLSTDEDRVSAVAGVRFVRRLVAAGPLAQLVVEETVPGRDVQSEADILAAYRLFGSPGYHAVGTCRMGVGDGAVTDPRLRVRGVAGLRIVDCSVMPAIPSGNTNGPVMALAWRAADLILEDAA; from the coding sequence ATGTCGGAGATCGCGCACATCTACGACTACGTGATCGTCGGAGCCGGTTCGGCCGGCTGCGTGCTGGCCGACCGCCTGACGCGCGACGGCCGCCACAGCGTCCTGCTGATCGAAGCGGGGCCGGAGGACTCCAACCCGCTGATCCGGATGCCGAAAGGCTTCGGCAAGCTGCTGGGCGATCCCCGGCACGTCTGGTGGTTCGACGCCCAGCCCGGCCCCGGCGGTCCCAACACGCCGGCGCGCTGGCATCGCGGCAAGACCCTGGGCGGCTCCAGCGCCGTCAATGGCATGGTCTACACCCGCGGCGACCCCAGCGACTACGACGCCTGGGAAGCGCTGGGCCTGACCGGCTGGAACTGGGCCAGCATGGTCCAGGCCTTCAAGGCGATCGAGAACCATGAGCTGGGCGAGGCTGAAACCCGCGGGGTCGGCGGTCCCCTGCACGTCTCGCCGATGCACGAGCCGAACGCGGCCGGCGACGCCTTCATCGCCTCGGCCCAGGCCATGGGGCTGCCGCTGAAGGCGGACCTCAATGACCCCTCTGACCAGGAGGGCGTCGGCTACGCCATGCGCACCATCAAGAGCGGCGCGCGGTTCAGCGCGGCCGAGGCCTTCCTCAAGCCGGCGCGGCGGCGGCGGAACCTGCGGGTGGTGACCGACACCCAGGTCGAGCGGCTGGTCTTCGACGGCGGCCACGTGGTCGGCGTCGCCTGCACGGGCCCGCGCGGCGCGTTCGAGGCGCGATGCGGCCGGGAGGTGATCCTGGCGGCCGGCGCGCTGAACTCGCCCCGGATCCTGCAACTGTCGGGCATCGGCCCCGCCGCCGTCCTGGCCGCCGCCGGCGTCCAGCCGCACCTGGACCGGGCCGCCGTGGGCCGGCATATGCGCGAGCACCGGGTGCTGTTCATGCAGTATCGGCTGAACGCCCCGCGGCTGAGCCAGAACCGCGAGCTCTCCGGCCTGCGCCTGGTCGGCAATGTCCTGAAATACATGGCGCTGCGGCGCGGGGTGATGGCCCAGGCGGCCTATGAGGTCGGGGCCTTCCTGCGCTCGCGGCCGGGCCTGGATCGTCCCGACGTCCAGCTGCTGATGGGGCCGTTCTCGCTGGCGCTGAAGGACGCGGCCGCCGGCGGGCCGCTGCCTGAGGCCTTGCCGGGCCTGCAGTGCCTGACCCTGCCGCTGCGCCCGACCAGCGAGGGCGAGGTGCTGATCTCGGCCGATCGCGCCGACGCGCCCCTGACCATCCGGCCCAACTTCCTGTCGACCGACGAGGACCGGGTGTCCGCCGTCGCCGGCGTGCGCTTCGTACGCCGGCTGGTCGCCGCGGGACCGCTGGCCCAGCTGGTCGTCGAGGAGACTGTCCCGGGCCGTGACGTCCAGTCGGAGGCTGACATCCTGGCCGCCTACCGCCTGTTCGGCTCGCCCGGCTACCACGCCGTGGGCACCTGCCGCATGGGCGTCGGCGACGGGGCCGTGACCGATCCGCGGCTGCGGGTGCGCGGCGTCGCGGGCCTGCGCATCGTCGACTGCTCGGTGATGCCCGCCATCCCGTCGGGCAACACCAACGGTCCCGTCATGGCCCTGGCCTGGCGGGCCGCCGATCTCATCCTCGAAGACGCCGCGTGA